One stretch of Thermodesulfobacteriota bacterium DNA includes these proteins:
- a CDS encoding chlorite dismutase family protein has protein sequence MATNKDDIQLDISEKGRKKDGTPTSLDRRLFVQFLAFGNCRDIEPLIESLEKAGIDGALYLDLNDPYGVGLVTMDENPDFFVGELRSTLNRDPFIELTPKPEYTMLGRTYSFGYEPDLEEALINEPRRRILDKDWPWAIWYPLQRVKSFETLPEDEQRAVLGEHGKVGFKYGRAGYARDIRLACYGLDKNDNDFVIGLLGKELYPLSSVVQAMRKTKQTAKYLESLGPFFVGKAVWQSEI, from the coding sequence ATGGCCACAAATAAAGACGACATACAACTCGACATAAGTGAAAAAGGGAGGAAGAAAGACGGGACTCCTACCTCGTTAGACCGGAGATTATTTGTTCAATTCTTAGCTTTCGGCAACTGTCGGGATATCGAACCTTTAATCGAAAGTTTGGAAAAGGCTGGTATCGATGGAGCATTATACTTAGACCTCAATGACCCATACGGGGTGGGTTTGGTCACCATGGATGAAAATCCCGATTTCTTTGTCGGTGAATTGAGAAGTACCTTGAATCGAGATCCTTTCATCGAACTAACACCCAAACCGGAATACACGATGCTCGGTAGAACCTATTCCTTCGGGTATGAACCGGACCTCGAAGAGGCCCTCATAAACGAGCCTAGAAGAAGGATACTGGACAAAGATTGGCCCTGGGCGATATGGTACCCGCTTCAGCGGGTCAAGTCGTTTGAAACCTTACCCGAAGATGAACAGCGGGCGGTATTGGGCGAGCACGGGAAGGTCGGGTTTAAATACGGCCGGGCCGGCTATGCCCGGGACATACGCCTGGCCTGTTATGGCCTCGACAAAAACGATAATGACTTCGTGATTGGCTTACTGGGAAAAGAGCTTTATCCGTTGTCGAGCGTGGTTCAGGCTATGCGAAAAACCAAGCAGACTGCTAAGTATTTAGAAAGCCTGGGGCCATTTTTTGTTGGAAAGGCCGTATGGCAGAGCGAGATTTAG